A single region of the Pieris rapae chromosome 21, ilPieRapa1.1, whole genome shotgun sequence genome encodes:
- the LOC110999190 gene encoding chitin deacetylase 1, producing the protein MACRLSRFYFSLALTFIFIGTQGKHVHKRSFQDIKCHENGRFYRNPDRDEDTMWNAEECSKYYLCLENEVFEFRCSKGLLFDVNRQLCDMYQNVHNCDLTTETLVPKPLLDSAKCANSTHLGCSDETCIPAEYFCDGANDCSDYSDEGWCDVNNDPNAALPCDPGLCQLPNCFCTKYGNATPGNLIPSQTPQMITLTFDGPVNHENWDIYVKHILTSERKNPNGCPIKATFFISHPYTNYRHVQKLWNDDHEIAVHSITHRGPEEWWSKNATIEDWFDEMVGQANIINKFGRVWMEEFRGMRVPYLSVGWNRQFLMMQEFGFVYDATVVAPLVDPPFWPYTLDHKIPHQCTGNNQYCPTRSYAGIWEMVINPLKNGDHTCATLEYCPSTLSGEDVYNVLMENFKRHYLKNRAPFGIHLNSTWLKNNEYLSALKKFTDELLRLPDVYFVTYREVIDWMKRPTPVLQLKKFQPWQCRNRRLQEFEIACNKPNTCKLTSKVLEQDKYMITCADCPKSYPWIRNEFGFE; encoded by the exons GAACCCCGATCGAGATGAGGACACCATGTGGAATGCTGAGGAGTGCTCAAAGTACTACCTATGCTTAGAAAATGAAGTATTCGAATTTCGATGCTCAAAGGGTCTCCTCTTTGATGTCAACCGTCAACTCTGTGATATGTACCAGAATGTACACAACTGTGATCTCACCAcag AAACCCTGGTGCCAAAACCCCTGTTAGATTCAGCGAAATGTGCCAATAGCACACACCTTGGCTGCTCTGATGAAACCTGCATACCTGCAGAATACTTTTGTGATGGAGCCAACGATTGTTCCGATTACTCAGATGAG GGTTGGTGCGACGTGAATAACGACCCGAACGCTGCTCTGCCCTGTGACCCAGGATTGTGTCAGCTACCTAACTGTTTCTGTACCAAATATGGCAACGCGACACCGGGAAATCTAATTCCAAGCCAA ACACCCCAGATGATAACCCTGACGTTTGACGGACCCGTTAATCACGAGAACTGGGATATTTACGTGAAGCATATTCTAACATCGGAGCGCAAAAACCCTAATGGATGTCCCATTAAGGCCACTTTCTTCATATCACATCCATACACCAACTATCGTCACGTGCAAAAACTATGGAATGATGATCATGAAATCGCCGTTCATTCTATAAC aCACCGCGGTCCTGAGGAATGGTGGTCAAAAAACGCAACTATTGAGGACTGGTTTGACGAAATGGTCGGCCAAGCTAACATCATCAACAAATTTGGTAGAGTTTGGATGGAGGAATTCAG AGGAATGCGCGTGCCGTATCTATCCGTCGGTTGGAACAGACAATTCTTGATGATGCAAGAGTTTGGATTCGTATATGACGCTACTGTTGTTGCACCACTTGTGGACCCGCCATTTTGGCCTTACACTTTGGATCATAAAATACCGCATCAGTGTACGG GTAACAATCAATATTGTCCGACGCGGAGTTACGCAGGTATATGGGAGATGGTGATAAATCCACTTAAAAATGGCGACCATACCTGCGCTACCCTCGAGTACTGTCCCTCCACACTCAGTGGTGAAGACGTGTATAATGTACTGATGGAGAATTTCAAAAGACACTATCTGAAGAACAGAGCACCGTTTGGTATTCATTTGAACTCGACGTGGCTGAAGAATAACGAATATCTTTCGGCACTCAAA AAATTCACTGACGAACTGCTCAGGCTACCGGACGTGTACTTTGTTACATACCGAGAAGTAATCGATTGGATGAAGAGACCAACACCTGTATTGCAATTAAAGAAATTCCAACCATGGCAATGTAGAAACCGACGGTTACAAGAGTTTGAAATTGCTTGCAATAAACCAAACACATGTAAACTAACTTCAAAAGTTCTTGAACAAGACAAATATATGATCACTTGTGCCGATTGTCCCAAAAGCTATCCCTGGATACGAAATGAATTTGGCTTTGAATAA
- the LOC110999180 gene encoding protein brunelleschi has protein sequence MRSSVSYILSHAPGESVMSHPDYTQETQHHACLLVLVRGIGGVLKNFNKLWERIQKINNIKVTDSNGQVRDIWVRYVRDYPVENNDWGDFQTHRRLLGLISISKFTNQVELNEVCRVHESLKVKYSNTLYDSRAFMFGPGNNLKKPEQEPETYSVGLDDEKLAREKSTFSDKISLPSDQIDSLSSTDSFPRSSSSASYSLPEENFTTPSNFKTHAMFYGENDPVLDLEQHVADLVNSLFWVVESKRLERSKEKLEKVSLLLAPFEKRDFVGLDMESRNNKKRCMGRVTKNLADLTLQAGLVGESLTLYHSSAEILKSVNDWLWLAAAKEGHCAASAILIYPNLRNSTPLQRNASLQENSPLKLKSLSLYQPTDPFRKFKPNSPLKVSSPVNPPSELTPSSSESMETSSRQSESENADTESLSSDIEYQSQRSYLTPDLPSIPRQPQLQSQHLLSGEDIAEKYRKAIIHYSKYQNAGIIETEACFKAARIAVEQNNSLIASGFLQNVMFINLTLSEQEKIQRFDTLAELYKEIGFLRKAAFCQRLAATRHVSANNPNPDWRRCYYLMLHSFPGHRLSLDPGYAVQHQVGWPVLQIQLLQEVVVAAKRMVHPALATRHMTFLLQAMWPHLGKHEQRDLAIQLQALSAQCEGGPVPLVLETGEVIPPANLTHVPHCSHFTPRPLPPPRMPHLIKSKPQQGPFIFTPIHFGSLERTKKDEGKMEYLWVEDDICEVQMKLTNPLPFELKVSNMRLLTSGVVFESIPETIILPPDSPTTVNLHGTPKEVGELQILGYSTHTLGVKSNCRLKNMPLPNKFPASFSLDVIPKLPTITIETELISGIESCGSVTNLSLYNGESTECAIKITNTSSVPIEYLDISLQSNMDSQLQSKVFQWSNDDIQSQLPIKPNAVATIVMKLYGEADFLDLGGCDLFPNSLTSNYPSRVGSPVPHASLPTQSSNQQNSLSSGLINRTSGSFRSTNSQTTSWSAPLSVMPPSRGRHIETQILLRYAGGVGTEYCRQSTLQVNLELLPSVSITHWDVLPAEIPSQLYLVLDVTNLTSEEMDLQYTDNKHILIEGKESCRVPVPLDRCPFNVTTKTNDDTIDTKSISTSCSNTLELMCSEHITNKVDLRWKLVQSNINGKASVKGITLSQAMIDIVRMSPLNWEVSINNQCIKPQEEYSCNAGECLSLGVCIGNHLSRPLHKLCLSVQFYQDYNNGVMNYKLDNSVATSGNNKIVLSTLEETAKAYHECTVVFLTPGEFKIDIQCSTTEPLTDDPNAKDMSIQQCSGEISHVWRFIPPVAISVTD, from the exons ATGCGCTCATCGGTAAGCTATATATTATCGCACGCGCCCGGGGAGTCGGTGATGTCGCACCCGGACTACACACAGGAGACACAGCACCATGCATGTCTTTTGGTGCTGGTCAGAGGTATTGGGGGCGTactcaaaaattttaataaactatggGAGCggatacagaaaataaataacatcaaaGTTACAG ATTCAAATGGACAGGTGAGGGATATTTGGGTTAGATATGTCCGAGATTATCCAGTTGAAAACAATGATTGGGGTGATTTTCAAACTCAtag ACGTCTACTTGGACTGATATCAATAAGCAAATTTACAAACCAGGTGGAGCTAAATGAAGTATGTAGAGTTCATGAATCACTTAAAGTGAAATATTCAAACACCTTATATGACTCTAGAGCTTTCATGTTTGGTCCtgggaataatttaaaaaaaccagaACAAGAACCAGAAACATACAGTGTTGGTTTAGATGATGAAAAATTAGCTAGAGAAAAATCAACCTTCAGTGATAA aatctCATTACCAAGTGACCAAATAGATAGCTTATCATCAACAGACAGCTTTCCGAGATCCTCATCATCAGCCTCATACTCTTTGCCAGAAGAGAACTTTACAACGCCGTCCAATTTTAAAACCCATGCTATGTTTTATGGGGAAAATGATCCTGTACTTGACTTGGAGCAACATGTTGCAGATTTGGTTAATTCCTTGTTTTGGGTTGTCGAGTCAAAGAGATTGGAAAGGTCTAAAGAGAAATTGGAAAAAGTCTCTTTATTATTAGCACCATTTGAAAAGCGTGACTTTGTTG GTCTTGATATGGAATcacgtaataataaaaagagatGTATGGGCAGGGTTACAAAGAACCTTGCAGATTTGACCCTACAAGCCGGTCTCGTGGGAGAGTCATTGACTTTATACCATTCCTCAGCTGAAATTCTGAAATCAGTTAATGACTGGCTATGGCTTGCCGCTGCTAAAGAAG GCCACTGTGCTGCGTCTGCAATTCTGATTTATCCAAACCTTCGAAACTCAACACCGTTACAGCGTAACGCGAGTCTTCAAGAAAACTCACCACTCAAATTAAAATCGCTCTCACTCTATCAACCGACCGATCCGTTCAGAAAATTCAAACCAAATTCACCGCTCAAAGTTTCCAGTCCTGTCAATCCACCGAGCGAGCTGACACCGTCATCTTCAGAAAGCATGGAGACATCATCGCGGCAGTCGGAATCAGAAAATGCCGATACTGAATCTCTGTCCAGCGATATTGAATATCAGAGCCAACGATCTTACCTTACACCGGACTTGCCTTCGATACCAAGACAGCCTCAATTACAAAGCCAGCATCTTCTCAGTGGGGAAGATATAGCAGAGAAATATCGTAAAGCAATAATCCATTATAGTAAATATCAAAACGCTGGAATAATTGAGACGGAAGCATGCTTTAAAGCGGCCAGAATAGCCGTGGAACAAAATAATAGTCTGATCGCGTCTGGGTTTCTGCAGAAcgttatgtttattaatttgacgTTGAGTGAACAGGAGAAGATACAGCGTTTTGACACATTGGCCGAGCTTTACAAGGAAattg GTTTTCTTCGCAAGGCGGCGTTTTGCCAACGATTAGCGGCAACTCGTCACGTCAGCGCTAATAACCCAAACCCGGATTGGAGACGGTGCTACTACCTCATGCTGCACAGCTTCCCTGGACATCGACTTAGCTTGGATCCCGGTTATGCTGTACAGCATCAAGTTG GCTGGCCTGTTCTTCAAATCCAGTTATTACAAGAAGTGGTGGTAGCAGCGAAACGTATGGTGCATCCAGCACTCGCGACGCGGCATATGACGTTCCTGCTGCAGGCCATGTGGCCGCATCTTGGGAAGCACGAGCAGAGAGATCTCGCTATACAGCTTcag GCACTTTCCGCCCAATGCGAGGGTGGACCTGTTCCGTTAGTACTGGAGACTGGTGAAGTCATACCCCCCGCAAATCTGACCCACGTGCCCCATTGTTCCCATTTCACACCGCGGCCATTACCACCACCTCGGATGCCACATCTCATCAAATCAAAGCCCCAACAGGGACCTTTTATATTCACACCGATACATTTTGGGAGCTTGGAACGGACTAAGAAAGATGAGGGGAAGATGG AGTACCTCTGGGTCGAAGACGATATTTGCGAGGTCCAAATGAAACTTACAAACCCACTACCATTCGAGTTAAAAGTATCGAATATGCGTCTGTTGACCTCTGGTGTGGTATTCGAATCGATCCCGGAGACGATAATACTACCCCCAGACTCCCCAACGACAGTCAATCTCCACGGCACCCCAAAAGAAGTGGGGGAGTTGCAAATTTTGGGATATTCCACCCATACATTGGGAGTGAAATCTAATTGCCGACTCAAGAATATGCCCCTACCGAATAAATTTCCGGCGTCGTTTAGCCTCGATGTTATCCCAAAATTGCCGACGATCACAATTGAGACTGAACTCATCTCGGGAATTGAGTCATGCGGTAGTGTTACCAATTTATCGTTATACAATGGAGAGAGCACGGAATGTGCCATCAAAATTACCAACACGAGCAGTGTCCCGATTGAGTACTTGGATATTTCTCTTCAG tcaaATATGGACAGCCAATTACAGTCAAAAGTTTTCCAATGGTCCAACGATGATATCCAGTCACAATTGCCGATAAAACCCAATGCAGTAGCCacaattgtaatgaaattatatggAGAAGCTGACTTTCTGGATTTAGGAGGCTGTGATTTATTCCCCAACAGTTTGACGTCAAACTATCCATCGAGAGTTGGATCTCCTGTTCCACATGCTTCACTTCCAACTCAAAGTTCAAATCAGCAGAATAGTTTGAGCAGTGGCCTTATTAATAGGACTTCTGGTAGTTTTAG ATCAACAAATTCCCAAACAACGAGTTGGTCCGCGCCGTTATCGGTGATGCCTCCTTCGCGGGGACGACACATTGAAACACAG ATATTACTGAGATACGCGGGTGGCGTTGGAACGGAATATTGCCGTCAGTCAACGTTACAAGTCAACTTAGAACTATTGCCTAGCGTCTCTATAACGCATTGGGACGTCCTACCCGcagaaat ACCCAGTCAACTCTACTTAGTATTGGATGTTACAAATTTGACATCTGAGGAAATGGATTTACAGTATAcagataataaacatatactaATCGAAGGCAAGGAGTCGTGTAGAGTACCAGTTCCCTTGGATCGGTGTCCTTTCAATGTCACAACTAAGACAAATGacg ATACAATAGATACAAAATCTATAAGTACGAGCTGTTCCAATACCCTTGAACTAATGTGTTCTGAACATATTACTAACAAAGTGGATCTAAGGTGGAAATTAGTTCAGTCCAATATAAATGGGAAAGCCTCAGTAAAGGGTATAACGTTATCTCAAGCTATGATTGATATTGTAAGGATGTCACCGCTGAACTGGG aAGTGAGCATAAACAATCAATGCATAAAACCCCAAGAGGAATATAGTTGTAACGCTGGCGAGTGTTTGTCTCTGGGCGTTTGTATAGGAAACCATCTGTCACGGCCCCTTCACAAACTTTGCCTGTCTGTGCAATTCTATCAAGATTATAACAATGGTgttatgaattataaattgGATAATTCAGTT
- the LOC110999191 gene encoding U6 snRNA-associated Sm-like protein LSm7 has protein sequence MASKEGNEKAKGAQGAGDNKEKRRKESILDLSKYLEKSIRVKFAGGREAAGILKGYDPLLNLVLDNTTEYLRDPDDPYKLLDDTRALGLVVCRGTSVVLICPMEGMEAIPNPFIAQE, from the exons atggcgTCAAAAGAAGGCAATGAAAAGGCTAAG GGTGCACAAGGTGCTGGAGATAATAAGGAGAAGCGACGAAAAGAGTCTATTTTAgacttaagtaaatatttagagaAGAGCATTAGGGTTAAGTTTGCTGGTGGAAGAGAAGCAGCGGGAATCCTAAAAGGCTATGATCCATTATTGAACCTTGTGTTAGACAATACTACTGAATACTTAAGAG aTCCTGATGACCCCTACAAATTACTTGATGATACTAGGGCATTAGGACTTGTGGTATGTCGGGGTACATCtgttgttttaatatgtcCTATGGAAGGCATGGAGGCAATACCCAATCCTTTCATAGCTCAGgagtaa